The Dunckerocampus dactyliophorus isolate RoL2022-P2 chromosome 16, RoL_Ddac_1.1, whole genome shotgun sequence nucleotide sequence GGCGTTGTGATGCACGTGACTCTACTGGTTTTCATGAGGTTGTGCAGGTCTTACGTAGGCTGTGCCTCATGCGTCTACAATTTTCTTGATATATTCTTAaaagctgctgttttttgtttgttttgttttgttttgaaacacAGGTGGCTATGGGTCTGTGTAAGTGTCCAAAGAGAAAGGTGACCAATCTGTTCTGCTTTGAACATCGCGTTAATGTGTGTGAGCACTGCTTGGTCTCCAACCACAACAAGGTAAGTAAGACAAATACAGTCAAGGCATCCCTTTGGGTTTGTGTTAAAAGGAATGTGGCCATCACTTGTTTTGTAGTCAGATGCGCAGTGATACGAAGGGGGAGAaaataacgccgagcgattgtgaggtctggcttttttcatggaaaacggttttgtgatgcaaatgtattacattcTTTACGGCTGGGCGACATATCggtatttcttttaagcacaatatcaaaaacaagcatatcgtTCATATTGATATAGACTGGGTTCTATGCTTAGGTCTCATGTTTCAAGATGGCACCGCCTGAGTGGCAGCTACTTACAACAGCTCCgtatttttagtgtttaataGTGCTTTATTCGTACTTActtattgtgttttgtgttatacCGACCCCTTAAGCAAGCGTGGAGCTATGGATGTTCATCTTGTTTGTAGCTTGCTTAGCCAGCCCTAACCCTTTTGGCCGCACATGGTTTTGAGAAGCAGAAtgctttacttaagtgaccccaccaGCGAGCCGGGACTACTTTCCTCAACACCGAATACGACCAGAACTCTACTCACGGGACAGAGTGGGGGGGGGAGtcgctgctgatggggacgtcatacaacttcatgtcaaaaaatcccaaccatCCCTTTAATTTAgagcaaaaaatacatcaaatgtgctttttttgacGAACAATAGGACCTAGACAACCACGGAACAGatagtgatagagtgaagcaggaAGGGGCGAGGAATGAGTGTACATGTGTTTATGCATCTTATTGAAATAAGAGTGACATGATTGACATGATTTGTCCTGTGCTCATTACAGTGTATTGTGCAGTCATATCTGCAGTGGCTCCAGGACAGCGACTATAACCCAAACTGCTGTCTGTGTAATCATCCACTCAATTCCCAAGACACGGTCAGGCTCGTCTGTTATGGTGAGATTACTATCCACACTGCAGCAGCAGTCACCTGATAATGCCTCAACTATTTCAATCAATCACCTAttacccgtgcgtgcgtgcgtgcgcgtgcgtgcatgtggacTAGGAGTCCGCCCAATAAGCATTAATCGCAgttccattgttgttttttttgtctctcccccTTTCACAGATGTATTTCACTGGGCCTGTCTGAACGACTTGGCATCCCGCCTGCCCCTCCATACGGCTCCAGCGGGATACCAGTGTCCCAGTTGTCAGGGTCCAGTGTTCCCCCCCTCCAACTTGGCCAGCCCAGTTGCTGATGTGCTCAAAGAGCAGCTGTCATCCGTTAACTGGGCCAGGGCGGGGTTAGGCCTGCCACTGGTGAGGGCTTCTGGTTGTTCAGTACTGTGTTACATTCAGTAATGTAATGAAATGTCCAGAAAGCATCTACCTTTTCATGAAACAAGAACTCTGACTGATAGATCCAAGAGCCAGTGGACGTCCTTCAAGAGGTCACCGCGAACGATGTTACAGACTACACTGACTGGTCATCATTTGGTGGTGAGTCTACGTGGTCTCACGTATCGtgtccagtaatccctcaccagtttgcgctttgaatttctctgcttcactttttgaaaaaaacgatTCATCAATCATGCGGTTTCGTGGTCGAATgcctatcattattattattattattattattattattattattattattagtccaaaatatgcatatttaagcgcatttgatgtatttttttgcctaaatgaactcattcaatcccagacgtTTTTCAAAACCCTTCAGCCCTTCAAAACCATTTGGACTCATTTTCAAGGCCctcagaatattgtgttgtatggctatagaaacatggaacctaccaaaacaatcTTTACACTCccctctttcatcaggaaaataagtttgtttctacctgttAGCATTGTTTAGTAACCAGCAgtacaacatactgtaggtacgtttcaggaaaatatcagttcccagctaataaaagcagcattttgtgaaaagatacatacAATTAGAACATCGACTATTGACGGttctcacatttggaactgaactatgtgtgtgcacgtgtgtgtgcacgtgtgcatgtgttaacatctccctgcaatgcgtaaccttgTGCACATAGACTCCTCCACGttgtctcacttcctccttcctgtcatgtaatTTTTCTGTTCAGGTGATCCCTGCCTGCTGAGCTCTTTTCAAATTcacttaaaattgctctgaagcgaAAAGCATTTGTGGAGGGTTTGCGTCATCAccgctttttgcctctcgtgcaaaaaaacgtaaaagatgtataactACGTTGTTGGGGTTTGGCATTGAATAacttgaacattttcaagcataaaatggctaaatgaactaaaatgaaaacaaagcattcagaagactcagtCAAAGACACTGGGATGATACagtgtgtagtattctaccatggccactaggtgtcagtatgacgtgtagtattctaccatggccactaggtgtcagtataacgtgtagtattctaccatggccactaggtgtcagtataacgtgtagtattctaccatggccactaggtgtcagtataacgtgtagtattctaccctggccactaggtgtcagtaatgttaccgtaatgttcggtgagacacacaagcatcagactcgATCACTGAGACAACTGCTGTGTCCCGCTGCGGGGACAAAGCGCGTGCAAGAGGCTCactggtgactataggggtgttatttcatgtctagagggctctaatgtttaaaaatctgtatttcgaaggctgtaaacaggttttctatgctgtaactccACTAATGTCGAAaatgcagaaattcactcatcacggtcgtgtctggaGCCAGTTAACTGCGATAAGCGAGGGATTACAGCACAGATTAAATTGAGTTGTTCAATCAAGATGTACACATCAGCCTCCGTGTGTGATGTTGCAGCACAAGATGAAAGTCACATGTACCACAGCCACGCCTACAATGCCGGCCTCAGCCAAGCACCACATACTCCACCCCCAGCACAAGGCCACATCGAGGTTCCTCATAAGAACGGGGATCCAAACCTCCGGGATCACGCTGTGGTCAACTTTCCTGCATCCACTTCATGCGACACGATTACTCTTCACGCAGGTAAAGAGATGATGGCAGATGGCAAAGCATGTTTCACCTTGAAACACCATCATATCACATGGTGGGTTTCCAGGATCGTCACCAAGGAAGGTGTACGACACGCGGGACAGCAGCTCCGTCACGCAGATGGATTTCGATGACGACAAGTACAGACGACGACCAGCATTGAGCTGGTTTGCTCAGCTTCTCAAGTCAGTCAGGAAACTCTCTGTCATCTGATTAGAATAGAAATGCCATcatattgtccatccatccattttctatgccacttatcctcattagggtcgcgggtatgctggagcctaaatgtcattgtttttatctttttagGAACCGCACAGGCGCCAAGCGGACCTCTCTGTCCTGGAAGCAGCGAGTCTTCATGCTTCTTTTGGTTGGAGTGCTGGGGTTCTTTACCTTGATTATCATAATGGCCAAACTGGGCCGCGCCTCCGCTGGTTCAGACCCAAATTTAGATCCTCTATTAAACCCGCATATCCGTGTGGGCAAAAACTGAAGTCAAATATTGGTTATTTCTTCCCCCCCCATCTGTTACACAGCATTGACATGTGGATGTGTATGGGCCGCTGTAGTGCAGGATTTGGCCACCAGGCGGCGCCACTTACCCACCTGGAATTGTAAAATGGAGTCTATTATTCAAGCCATTCATTGCCAGTCAGCAGAACGGACGTGTATTTGCAAAGCTTCATGTGTTCAGTTGAATTCAGCTTTGCAGGCTAACGGGAACAATATTTAATTGATCTCAACTAAACCTTCACTTTGGTGAATATAATCAGTCACGTAAAGGAAACATCCCAACAATGAACACATTGCAGAGTGCAGTGCATCAGAACGCaagttttaaaaagtcatcTAACACCTAAATATTAATTAACATGTATCTTTGCgggtcttattttcttttgagTGCTTTTAAATACTTCATCTGTACATTTTCCTCCTGTTTGAGAATTGGTTTGTGGGAATGTAATCATAGCATCATTACTCCAAAGCTGTACATGAATCCATCGTTTATTGAATTTAGTCTGTTCCATCACCTAATTGAACTACTGCCTTTTAAGTATTATGCACAATAAATAACATTGAGGGTGGCGACAGATCATTGTGCAttttattctcagggcattgaatgcaTCGCATACTAACATGttagcagttagcatgctagcacctagcaacATAATACAAATTAGCGTTTGACAAGTAAAATGCCTCAAATGCTATCAtactaacagttagcatgtcaCAGTAAGGTCCCCGTTTGTGCTATCTATGAGTGCTGTGGGATCCTTACATGCTTGGTGGAAATATTCACTGACGTCACGTGTTTGGCTGCATGTGTTCTTTGCCTCACCCAACTTTCCATTGCGTTAGCCAAACTGACAGGAGGTTTAGTCATTGATGTCCAGTGGATCTGAGCATAATCCATTGATGCAGGGAAAGGTGCCGGTGGCGGTCATTATTCACGTACTTTCTGCAAAGTTACACAGAAGGAAGATCTGTTATGTGCTCCACCAATACGGGGTTGACTGTTTATTCCTTGTCTCAACACTCACATTTGGGTTAGGTTATCAGTTCAATGCATTTCTCACTAGCTTTGAGTATTAGATCGCCCATTGCACTGACATAATTGGGACATCCCGATCGATAGCTTGCCTCTTCACATGCATACTGTAAGCATGACTGTTGGTCTGCCATGATGCCATTCACTGGTGGTAGCTGATCACCAGTGCTTCGTTGCTGCGTCTTATTTGCTGATCGTTTATATTTGGGATGATCTTGATCTTTTAACCATTAAGAACTTCCAATCAAAAATGGATACAAAGCCTGGGGGGTGATTCTCATACCTTCACCCTGCTGTGTAGCTGAAAAGTGCaaccaaaatacagcagaacCGACTTTAACCGAAATGTACTCGGTAGTACATTCAACATTACTGTTGCAACAACACGTCATCactagggtaaaactaaccagAGACCAGTCTCACGTACTCTCTACTACGTTTGGGtcagagttggaccttctggaacagattgatgacgctaaccaaggttccactgaatTGGAATCATCACTCAGTGTGATGCATTTCTACAACTGCGCCAACAAACTGTCAATCAAAATGGATCATGATTATCTTTGTCATGGCAGAATTGTTGCTGCAACTTGGTGTTTTGTTTCCACAGGTTACGGCCAGTAAGCGTTCAGTATGCTACACTTCCATCTGTTTCATGGACATCATGCACACTTTCTATCTTTCAAAGTCGACACCCAACAACTGTCCCAACCCCGCTGTCATTGGGTGACACTGGAGTCTattgaattgtgtgtgtgtgtcacacacGCTTCAGTGTTCATTTAGAAAGCGCATTCGAGAGAACCTCATTTGGCTTCTGGTACAACGCATCAGTAAACGTCCCTGCCTGCTGCCGCTGCTTGGAGACTGTAAGTTAATGTCAGCTGTGTGATAGTAGTTTTCTGTTTTGTATGTGTTGTATGAGAATGAATGTACTAAACAGCAAATAAGGTGATGGCCGTGTACAGTAATTAGTCAAAATGTTGCAATGTAACAACGCATTATGTCCACAAATTGTtgctatttcaacatttttgaatGTACGCATGAAATATTGAACCTCTTTGTATCGGGCAGCTGAAGATTCAAAggtcaaaaaatcagaaatgtGTGACCATCAAGAAAAAAGCAAGAGCAGAAAGCCGGACGCCAAAGTTCACATAATGAAGCAGCGCCGCTCCACACAGAAGAAGCTCCAGCTGTCAGAAGAAGATGACACGCTAGAGTGAGTCGTTTCAACTAGTCTACACGTATATCCTCTCATTTGAAAATCATTCATTTTCagccatgttttattttgaaactagCACCCACTCGACCGCAGAGGACAGCTTGCTCAGTGATCACCACCCCGACCATCAGCGGCGTTCTGACCTTTACCACCGCAAGCAAACCCACGGCCGCCTCTCTCTTTCCGAAACTTCTTTGACTTCTTCATTCGGATCCTCCTCGTTCTCTTCATCAACATCCGCCTCATCATCTTCCTCGTCGTCTCACTCCTCCCCCACTTCAGAGTcttcctccagtgtgtcctccGAGAGCAGCGTGTGTTCGGATGGGTTCCTGCTGAGGAGACCTCAGCATTCTCTGTCTTGCACTGACATTTCCAGGAAGCACAAGTATGCCGAATATGTAGAAGAAACAACGCCTTTGATTGGCAACAGAGATCATTTACCCGAGCAGAAACAAGGTGCTCAGAAGAAGACTCAAAAGACTGCAAGAGGATCAGCGAATGATGGAAGTTTCCGCAAATCCAAATCAATGGAGGCGCTCACTTGCTCCACGGAAAGGGGGGCCACTGAGGTCGAAAAAGAACAggagaagagaaaaaaacaagtccGACAGAATTTAATGAAGGAGAAAATGAAGTTTTCCGCCTTCCTCAACGAGATCACTCGGCAGGTGCTCAGCCCGATGAGGCTCACCACGCTTGGGGTTAGGGATGTGCAGAGACAGAGCAGCATGGGGTCCGCATCCGTTAGATCCAGGAAGTTAGAGAGCAACCGACAGCCGAAGAGTCGCCCCGTGAGTGCCGACCCTGTTAGCTCAAGCAAATGTTCCCACACTCGTCTTTCCAAGTCATCCCACCGCCGTCGCCGTCAATGCTCCCCAGATGCCACTGAGCCCATGCAGCCCAGGCCCAGGAGCTGCACTGACATAAGCTGCCTGGAAAGACATCCATCACGGTCTTCCCAGCATTGCCCCAATTCACCCTCTTTTAAACGCCGCCACCACAGGTACCAAGGAAGTCACGTACGTCATTGTCACCATCACCGTGGCAACTGCAACACCCCGAGTTGTCATCACCGCAGCATAAGTCCTCACCGTAAGCACAGATACTACAGTCCTGTCTTTTCTGATCATGGAGACCACGACGAGACCCCTTATCGTCACCACAAAGATCCTCATCGCCATCACCATGAAGACAACCACGATGGAGACCGCTACAGCCCAGATGATCACCATCATCGGAGAGACTACCATGACCAGCATTTCCATTATCATCATGGATGCCATCATGGTCCTCGCCATGGAGATCATCATTTTACGGCTCATTACCTCAAAGAGCACAACGACCGAACCTACCATCCTCCTGAAATTCACAGCAGTTCATCACAGGACCATGAACACCATCAAAGTCCAAGTCATCACCATTGCAACCACCTAAATAGAAAACACCCCGTTACGCCACGTCGTGGAAACCAAGGCCAAAGCTATGACTACAGAGACCACCCCTACCCAAAACATCACCACCGTGGTGACCACCATGGCCTTCCTCGGTATCACAATTCCGAGGAGCAACATCACCGTGGTGTCCCTCACGGTGATCCTCAACAAGTAAAACAAAGTGAGATCTGTGGAGGCCAGCATCCACACCAGCGAGATCAACCTAACCACAGAGACCGTCACAGTTCAGGTCATCAGCATCATCATGGGAACCACCACAGTCCAAACCATCAGCATCACCACGGAGATGACCTCAGTGAGGCACAGCAACCCGATGACGATGACGATTTATGTCATAAGCACCGACATGGAGATCAGCATCACCATGGAAACAAACATGGTCCAAACCATCAGCAACACCGTGGAACTCACGGCAATGATTTGCATCAACACAGTCATGGAGAACGCCAAAGTTCAGGGCATCAGCACCATCAACGGGACCATCACCGTCCGAACAGCCAGCATCACAATAGAGACCACCGTCAGCATCACCATGGAGACCACCAAAATCAGAACAGTCATCATTATGAAGACCACCACAGCCGCGTCCATCAAAACCACCACGGGGATCAACGTCATCTTCTTGAGTCCCATCAAAACCAAGCCCacaccaaaaacaatgactCTGAACATAAGGacccccacactttggacagtCTGCCTCCACACCAGAAGAACCCAACCACCAGCAGCCTCTGCGGTCAAGAAGAGGAACAAACTGACTTCAGTGGTCCGTCATTACCGCAAGTACGGCATGAACACACAGTATGGCTGCAGAGATGAGTGAGAGTTCAACAACCACTGAAAATGATAAAGAAACAtattaaggctgtcaaaaaGTAATgcgttaacattagcataattAAGGCATGCGCATCACGGCAAGTCACACCTCTCGGTTGTGACGGTAGACGGAGGAACAGTGTAGCGTCCCCAGAGTCGCAAAGAGTCTGACTCTCCTTCATAGCTTTATTTATTCTGGCCAGAACACATCTAACACGCCTGTTTCAGTCAGCTCCGCACTGGGCTCGAACACTGAACCTCCGGAATGGGAGTCCAGAATGACTTGACTGttgggccaaaagcccggactgtcaagTCAGCGTTCAGCGTGGATCTTAAGGGTGAGGGAGTGAgattttaccaacgtacacagcctgcatttgttttgattatagttttttttttttttttgtcagggaAAGAAGTTGTTGACAAAAAGTATGATAAAATAATTCGTCAACAAAATTAACAcaagccaatttaaaaaaaaaaaaaaaaaagagccacaGCCTGCAAATGCCACCCCACCGCCCCCGCGCCCCTGGCCTCCGCTCTTCATTAATAATTACCAAGTCAGTAATTTCCAATTGAGCGTGCGAGATGAAGGGGTTATGCAACGGTTTCAATCATTTGCACCTATGGATTTTTCAGTGCTCGTCACTGCTGTAACTAGTTATTATCAAACAGGCTGTTCTGCAAAATGTCACAATTAGGGCTGTCAGAAATAGTATGTATAgttaacggtggtaactaatttattgaattcattatgttacttttttaattaaCCCATCcccatcatggcaagccacgcctctccgTTATGACGACTGACGGAGGCACAGTGTgacgtccccacagagtctaacactcttttagaactttattctgacctgaacacgtcaacagcagtgcaatcccAACACCATATGTATCTTAACTCACGTCTccaacacgtctctagtcccttCCGCACtagaaccacacttcctgattgtcacgagatgcattcagggacgcTCCGACCACCAATCACACCATCTTTAttatacatgtatgtgtggtctaaataaaccaAAATACAAAGGAAAATACGTGAATACTCTTCTCACTCACCTTCTAACTCTTAATGTGGACGTGCAATCCcacaaaattcactcaaaacatgtgaattgaTCTtcaatgacgtggtgtctttgaacgcaacaccTGGTGGCTCAGAGTAGTTCAAGTGTCTTGGGtcaatagattttcagacatgtgtgctatcttttagcttgatttaattTGGagctacaaaaaatatatatattataattctatcctgtcatttatttctattactttcaacaaactacagtaaaaattggcatatttcataGTAGCAAAGGGTGATTagtcatgattaatttgaatgAATCTAATTAATAATCTAGTAATAATCAAACCGACACACTCCTTTCATTTCTCTCTCTAGCATTCTGCATGTGCACCTCCTTCCTTCAACACATAACTGcatgtcttctttcttcttctacttgTCAGTCAATACAGGAAGCCACACATGAAATGGACAACCTTATGTAAGTGTGGTCAGATATAGATATGAAAACTCCCAATATATGGCTCAcgtgttttatttgacttttggtGTCATGTTTCCTTGTAGGGTCCTCCAGAAAGACAATGAAGGTCTCCACCAGAGCGTGTTGAAGTCAGCGGTCCGGATGGAGTGTTTAGGAGAATTCCTAAGCAGCCAAAAGCTTCTGGAAGAGGAGCTCCAGAGGACGCGTGCGGAATTGAGCAACCTCACAGagaattttaaaatgtgaaaggCCAATGGTGACATGAAAATGGCTTTTCTGTTGTCTGGAAAGCCTAATGTGTTCTATTTGTCTTTCTGCTTTGTGTTTAGCCTGCATGAGAACTGCTCATCCACGCAACAGACCAACAACCTGCTCGAGCAAAAGCTTAACTCTGTGGTAAGATCTAGCTAAATGACAAGTGACACTATAGTTAGGGATGTTTCGGATTTCAGAATGAAGCTAATATACAGCTAATAtacagatctgggaggagatcccccaggacaccatccgtagtctcattaggagcatgcccccacgttgtcaggcatgcgtacaagcacgtgggggccacacaaactactgagaatcattttgagttgctacaatgacattttagcaaaatggaccagtgtgctgcatcattttttcactttcatttttggggtgtctttgatttcccccctctatagggtgatcattttcatttctatcaaatgatgtggcatcattttgttactaatacatcacccacttattatcaggaaacatattcaacatcattttccccccagtttagatctgatgtgtttttgaagtgttcctttaatttttttgagcaatatatatacagtcaaacctgtcttagtggccacgtttatagaacggccacctccctatagcagccactggaaaatcccccgcagcaaatgtacatgttatagaccctgtgtatagcagtcacctgtctaacgcggccagcagtcacccattttgtctcccttggtcaatatctgactgcatatagcggccaaattaccaactcaagtagaagcttcatgcacgaaaaagtttggtttttcaatcaatgaagccgtcgtgtgtagactttaattactgagtcctagctcagtcacaatcattcacaagatccacactaactgtcagttgttcacataaaaaagccgtcttcttttgagcttgctatttcctggtcaaacatgtaactttaagagcatttgcaccaaaacattaccgcaaagtatgctgggaacaggacgtgctcccagcgacgctacaataaaaaaaaacatacgctagcatgcatgcggcagcgggagcaaaactgagttgggttgtacttaattgaagtattttagaatgtactcacgttatttttcatcaatcctcatccacaaatccatcaaagtcctcatcttctgtattcgacacaaacaaagccgtcttcttttccgttcgctactagtctgttaacttgtcagtgttattcagctccgaagcaaagaaggaaacttctcctgttgcttctgccaactttatttattgaacgcggccaccagacagcagctcagaacacacacacatctctcagcatcgtctctccttcctgcttgcccacaaggcaaaggttaaacaagccccactacatagctgtcccggcaatgcctgtaacaagtgtcatgtagacctacaaagtacacttggaagaacaagaggtgaataaatgtattgcaactgatgtgaaactgatgaggggtaggattaaataagctttgcttcttcctactcctttttggacatgcaaaattgtgaattgcactatgtgatgtgctactgtttgactcatatgcatgttcaggatgaattaaaaccatgaaccatgataataacaagcctagtagtgctgtacaacttttatccgcagtccgcagtgccctctactggtcaatattattattttttcccctttttttttcccccctctactgatcaacattcaaactggac carries:
- the zfpl1 gene encoding zinc finger protein-like 1 gives rise to the protein MGLCKCPKRKVTNLFCFEHRVNVCEHCLVSNHNKCIVQSYLQWLQDSDYNPNCCLCNHPLNSQDTVRLVCYDVFHWACLNDLASRLPLHTAPAGYQCPSCQGPVFPPSNLASPVADVLKEQLSSVNWARAGLGLPLIQEPVDVLQEVTANDVTDYTDWSSFGAQDESHMYHSHAYNAGLSQAPHTPPPAQGHIEVPHKNGDPNLRDHAVVNFPASTSCDTITLHAGSSPRKVYDTRDSSSVTQMDFDDDKYRRRPALSWFAQLLKSVRKLSVI
- the si:dkey-273o13.3 gene encoding filaggrin-2 isoform X1; amino-acid sequence: MCDHQEKSKSRKPDAKVHIMKQRRSTQKKLQLSEEDDTLDTHSTAEDSLLSDHHPDHQRRSDLYHRKQTHGRLSLSETSLTSSFGSSSFSSSTSASSSSSSSHSSPTSESSSSVSSESSVCSDGFLLRRPQHSLSCTDISRKHKYAEYVEETTPLIGNRDHLPEQKQGAQKKTQKTARGSANDGSFRKSKSMEALTCSTERGATEVEKEQEKRKKQVRQNLMKEKMKFSAFLNEITRQVLSPMRLTTLGVRDVQRQSSMGSASVRSRKLESNRQPKSRPVSADPVSSSKCSHTRLSKSSHRRRRQCSPDATEPMQPRPRSCTDISCLERHPSRSSQHCPNSPSFKRRHHRYQGSHVRHCHHHRGNCNTPSCHHRSISPHRKHRYYSPVFSDHGDHDETPYRHHKDPHRHHHEDNHDGDRYSPDDHHHRRDYHDQHFHYHHGCHHGPRHGDHHFTAHYLKEHNDRTYHPPEIHSSSSQDHEHHQSPSHHHCNHLNRKHPVTPRRGNQGQSYDYRDHPYPKHHHRGDHHGLPRYHNSEEQHHRGVPHGDPQQVKQSEICGGQHPHQRDQPNHRDRHSSGHQHHHGNHHSPNHQHHHGDDLSEAQQPDDDDDLCHKHRHGDQHHHGNKHGPNHQQHRGTHGNDLHQHSHGERQSSGHQHHQRDHHRPNSQHHNRDHRQHHHGDHQNQNSHHYEDHHSRVHQNHHGDQRHLLESHQNQAHTKNNDSEHKDPHTLDSLPPHQKNPTTSSLCGQEEEQTDFSGPSLPQSIQEATHEMDNLMVLQKDNEGLHQSVLKSAVRMECLGEFLSSQKLLEEELQRTRAELSNLTENFKILHENCSSTQQTNNLLEQKLNSVTQSMEGERVRLSRRISALTEQLAGAKFSNDVDILNVKSVLNKSNNHFHPDDAIDQGALPITPPPIQFMDSQNYEKVKAAGQEQSLGSVPEEDESDWSEMGEEIPRFILMGSNRGQAWRHRDADVDKDSESGGEEMVRRHSPRPLQIPHLQFTIHNEILPLTQPNACPSGMAGESTFRITTSQNLGSTILIRSASLEEIPLACHQTPKELRGTEAMMDLHHPRDDSIQDLDNEIIHHWRSSNERGRERPLEADSAPSGLQSVEQMLNQFMCEPQPGEGRRQGRPEVHGWTGGMAEEVFGGEQTQL
- the si:dkey-273o13.3 gene encoding filaggrin-2 isoform X2 encodes the protein MCDHQEKSKSRKPDAKVHIMKQRRSTQKKLQLSEEDDTLDTHSTAEDSLLSDHHPDHQRRSDLYHRKQTHGRLSLSETSLTSSFGSSSFSSSTSASSSSSSSHSSPTSESSSSVSSESSVCSDGFLLRRPQHSLSCTDISRKHKYAEYVEETTPLIGNRDHLPEQKQGAQKKTQKTARGSANDGSFRKSKSMEALTCSTERGATEVEKEQEKRKKQVRQNLMKEKMKFSAFLNEITRQVLSPMRLTTLGVRDVQRQSSMGSASVRSRKLESNRQPKSRPVSADPVSSSKCSHTRLSKSSHRRRRQCSPDATEPMQPRPRSCTDISCLERHPSRSSQHCPNSPSFKRRHHRYQGSHVRHCHHHRGNCNTPSCHHRSISPHRKHRYYSPVFSDHGDHDETPYRHHKDPHRHHHEDNHDGDRYSPDDHHHRRDYHDQHFHYHHGCHHGPRHGDHHFTAHYLKEHNDRTYHPPEIHSSSSQDHEHHQSPSHHHCNHLNRKHPVTPRRGNQGQSYDYRDHPYPKHHHRGDHHGLPRYHNSEEQHHRGVPHGDPQQVKQSEICGGQHPHQRDQPNHRDRHSSGHQHHHGNHHSPNHQHHHGDDLSEAQQPDDDDDLCHKHRHGDQHHHGNKHGPNHQQHRGTHGNDLHQHSHGERQSSGHQHHQRDHHRPNSQHHNRDHRQHHHGDHQNQNSHHYEDHHSRVHQNHHGDQRHLLESHQNQAHTKNNDSEHKDPHTLDSLPPHQKNPTTSSLCGQEEEQTDFSGPSLPQSIQEATHEMDNLMVLQKDNEGLHQSVLKSAVRMECLGEFLSSQKLLEEELQRTRAELSNLTENFKILHENCSSTQQTNNLLEQKLNSVVKSVLNKSNNHFHPDDAIDQGALPITPPPIQFMDSQNYEKVKAAGQEQSLGSVPEEDESDWSEMGEEIPRFILMGSNRGQAWRHRDADVDKDSESGGEEMVRRHSPRPLQIPHLQFTIHNEILPLTQPNACPSGMAGESTFRITTSQNLGSTILIRSASLEEIPLACHQTPKELRGTEAMMDLHHPRDDSIQDLDNEIIHHWRSSNERGRERPLEADSAPSGLQSVEQMLNQFMCEPQPGEGRRQGRPEVHGWTGGMAEEVFGGEQTQL